The Microcystis panniformis FACHB-1757 region TTTCCCCATCCACAGGACTATTTCCGGGATCAAAATAATTATCCTGTAGGCATAAATCCACCAGTAGGGGCAAAGTCTCACTCACCAGATTTCACCCTAGGGACGCGTCAGATAGGAAATACCGACAAAAAAGGCCAGTAAGGCTGCCGTGGTCAAAAAAAAGTGTTTTAACGAGACGCCTTTTTTCTTGACCATATTCCGCATCGCCAGCTTGACGTAACTGGGTTGCGCTTCGGTGGCGGTTTCTACTGCGGGGTCAGTGGTGCTAACAGGTTCAGTCATCAGTAATTCCCCAGACAAAGATTGATCGCTATAAGTGTAACAGATTATTAAAAAAGTGCAAAAAAAATTCAATTATGGGAAAAATTGTTACCCTTCCGGAATAGTCAAAGTGGTCACTGCGTGCGCGTTGCGGGGGGTTTTGGGGTGTTAGGGTTTTAGTTCAATTTCCCCATTTCCCCACTTCCCCACTTCCCCACCTCCCCACTTCCCCACTTCCCCACCTCCCCAATTCCCCAATTCCCCACTTCCCCAATTCCCCACTTCCCCAGCAGTTAACCCATGTC contains the following coding sequences:
- a CDS encoding DUF3285 domain-containing protein; translation: MTEPVSTTDPAVETATEAQPSYVKLAMRNMVKKKGVSLKHFFLTTAALLAFFVGISYLTRP